Proteins from a single region of Ailuropoda melanoleuca isolate Jingjing chromosome 15, ASM200744v2, whole genome shotgun sequence:
- the MMP19 gene encoding matrix metalloproteinase-19 → MNWQWLWLGFLLRMTVSGWALGPAGKETAVDYLLQYGYLQKPLEGPDDFRAEDIMEALRTFQEASELPVSGQLDDATRARMRQPRCGLEDPFNQKTLKYLLLGRWRKKHLTFRILNLPSTLPPHTARAALLQAFRYWSNVAPLTFREVQAGWADIRLSFHGRQSPYCSKPFDGPGRVLAHADIPELGSVHFDEDELWTEGTSGGVNLRIIAAHELGHALGLGHSRYTQALMAPVYAGYRAHFKLHPDDVAGIQALYGKKSPEIEDEEEEMELPSVPHVPTEPSPMPDPCSGELDAMMLGPRGKTYAFKGNYVWTVTHSGLGPLFQVSALWEGLPGNLDAAVYSPRTQWIHFFKGDKVWRYINFKMSPGFPKKLNRVEPNLDAALYWPFNQKVFLFKGSGYWQWDELAPVNFSHYPKPIKGLFTGVPTQPSAAMSWRDGHVYFFKDKQYWRLNRQLRVEKGYPRDTAQNWMHCHPQTTDPAPSGGDAPPSATGTDHSAIGTTLDTTSTAIDTTLNIDHLPGDPILDITPSATGSPTLSFPGKITLPEA, encoded by the exons ATGAACTGGCAATGGCTGTGGCTGGGCTTCCTACTCCGTATGACAGTCtcaggctgggccctggggcctgCAGGGAAAGAGACAGCCGTG GATTACCTGTTACAATATGGGTACCTACAGAAGCCTCTAGAAGGACCTGATGACTTCAGGGCAGAAGATATCATGGAGGCTCTGAG AACTTTTCAGGAAGCATCTGAGCTGCCAGTCTCAGGTCAGCTGGATGATGCCACAAGGGCCCGCATGAGGCAGCCCCGTTGTGGTCTGGAGGACCCCTTCAACCAGAAGACCCTTAAATACCTCCTGCTGG GCCGCTGGAGAAAGAAACACCTGACCTTTCGCATCTTGAACCTGCCTTCCACCCTCCCGCCCCACACAGCCCGGGCTGCCCTGCTTCAGGCCTTCCGGTACTGGAGCAATGTGGCCCCCCTGACCTTCCGGGAGGTGCAGGCTGGCTGGGCTGACATCCGCCTCTCCTTCCATGGCCGCCAGAGCCCGTACTGCTCCAAGCCCTTTGATGGACCTG GGAGGGTCCTGGCCCATGCTGACATCCCAGAGCTGGGCAGTGTGCACTTTGATGAAGACGAGCTCTGGACCGAGGGGACTTCCGGGGGGGTGAACCTACGCATCATTGCAGCCCATGAACTGGGCCACGCCCTGGGGCTTGGGCACTCCCGATATACCCAGGCCCTCATGGCCCCTGTCTATGCTGGCTACCGGGCCCACTTCAAGCTGCACCCAGATGACGTGGCAGGGATTCAGGCTCTCTACG GCAAGAAGAGCCCAGAGATAGAGGATGAAGAAGAAGAGATGGAGCTCCCCTCTGTACCACACGTGCCCACAGAACCCAGTCCCATGCCAGACCCCTGCAGTGGTGAACTGGATGCCATGATGCTGG GGCCCCGAGGGAAGACTTACGCCTTCAAGGGGAACTACGTGTGGACGGTGACCCATTCAGGGCTGGGTCCCTTGTTCCAAGTGTCTGCACTTTGGGAGGGGCTCCCAGGAAACCTAGATGCCGCTGTCTACTCTCCTCGAACACAGTGGATTCACTTCTTTAAGG GAGACAAGGTGTGGCGCTATATTAATTTCAAGATGTCTCCTGGCTTCCCCAAGAAGCTGAATAGGGTGGAACCCAACCTGGATGCAGCTCTTTATTGGCCTTTCAACCAAAAGGTGTTCCTCTTCAAG GGCTCTGGGTACTGGCAGTGGGACGAGCTGGCCCCAGTTAACTTCAGCCACTACCCTAAACCAATCAAAGGGTTGTTTACGGGAGTCCCAACCCAGCCCTCCGCTGCTATGAGCTGGCGGGATGGCCATGTCTACTTCTTCAAGGATAAACAGTACTGGCGCCTCAACCGGCAGCTTCGAGTAGAGAAAGGCTATCCCAGAGATACGGCCCAAAATTGGATGCACTGTCACCCCCAGACCACAGACCCTGCGCCATCAGGTGGAGATGCCCCTCCGTCAGCCACAGGCACTGACCACTCTGCCATAGGAACAACCTTGGATACCACATCGACAGCCATAGATACCACCTTGAACATTGATCACTTACCCGGAGACCCCATCTTGGACATTACCCCCTCAGCCACAGGCTCCCCCACCCTTTCATTCCCTGGTAAAATCACCCTCCCAGAGGCCTAA
- the LOC100483491 gene encoding LOW QUALITY PROTEIN: transmembrane protein 198 (The sequence of the model RefSeq protein was modified relative to this genomic sequence to represent the inferred CDS: inserted 1 base in 1 codon; deleted 1 base in 1 codon), whose protein sequence is MEEALLPLAMTSDPRPFNQQLPEPPDPRCVLEPQDNPELAPALVCALCCCFGIIYCCFGYRCFKAVMFLSGLLSGALVIFLLCHKERVLETQLSLEVSAGIALGIGLLCGLVTMLVRSVGLFLTGLLLGLTLGAGALLGTEPIYQPPSAWVPAGGLVGLALLGALLTLRWPHPFTVLGTALLGAAVLVACADYFLEGLALGSRLGQRLQALPALPPLCWYSWVLLGTWPALGALGALAQWKLMDEEHGGHANVVLSHQRRHLQLLQIRQQEAKWHRTSPGMGLCEGSYRRQLPPSARSPADSLAPSYLQSLRERQLGPGTQATAPHTILDLDSDCGSTVPLTTPSGXHPDLSLNLH, encoded by the exons ATGGAGGAAGCCTTGTTGCCCCTGGCCATGACCTCTGACCCCAGGCCCTTTAATCAACaactcccagagcctccagatcCAAGATGTGTCTTGGAACCCCAGGACAATCCTGAACTGGCACCCGCCCTGGTGTGTGCTCTGTGCTGCTGCTTTGGAATCATCTACTGCTGCTTCG gcTACCGCTGCTTCAAGGCAGTAATGTTTCTCTCGGGCCTGCTGTCAGGAGCTCTGGTGATCTTCCTGCTGTGCCACAAGGAACGAGTGCTAGAGACACAGCTGAGCCTAGAGGTGAGCGCGGGCATTGCGCTGGGCATTGGACTCCTCTGTGGCCTGGTCACCATGTTGGTTCGCAGCGTTGGGCTCTTCCTGACTGGTCTCCTGCTAGGCCTGACCCTGGGTGCCGGGgccctgctgggcacagagcccatcTACCAACCACCTTCAGCCTGGGTGCCGGCtggggggctggtggggctggcACTGCTGGGAGCCCTGCTCACGCTTCGGTGGCCACATCCATTCACAGTTCTGGGCACAGCCCTGCTGGGTGCTGCG GTGCTGGTGGCCTGTGCTGACTACTTCCTAGAGGGGCTGGCACTGGGCAGTCGGCTGGGCCAACGCTTGCAGGCACTTCCAGCCTTGCCTCCTCTCTGCTGGTACAGCTGGGTCTTGCTGGGCACCTGGCCAGCCCTGGGGGCTCTTGGGGCCCTGGCCCAGTGGAAGCTCATGGATGAGGAACATGGAGGCCACGCCAATG TGGTCTTGAGCCACCAGCGAAGGCATCTTCAGCTCCTTCAGATCCGTCAGCAAGAGGCCAAGTGGCACCGGACCTCCCCCGGGATGGGGCTCTGTGAAGGCAGCTACCGGCGTCAGCTTCCCCCCAGTGCCCGGAGCCCCGCTGATAGTCTGGCTCcc AGTTATCTCCAGAGCCTTCGAGAGCGCCAACTGGGACCAGGCACCCAGGCCACAGCCCCCCACACCATCCTGGACCTGGATTCTGACTGTGGTTCCACTGTACCCCTCACCACACCTTCTG TCCACCCAGACCTGAGCCTAAACCTCCACTGA